In Leucobacter sp. CX169, a single genomic region encodes these proteins:
- the purH gene encoding bifunctional phosphoribosylaminoimidazolecarboxamide formyltransferase/IMP cyclohydrolase, with the protein MAVSSQDPSLYEHRDQVPVRRALISVSDKSGLLELAAALADAGVEIVSTGSTASTIRDAGHSVTDVAEVTGFAEALDGRVKTLHPAVHSGLLADLRLADHRAQLEQLGYAPFELVVVNLYPFAETVASGKPDADVVENIDIGGPAMVRATAKNHPNAAIVVSPVRYGEVISAVRAGGTTLALRRSLAAEAFAHTAQYDEMVATWFADAEERGWADAPADDDAAADASVDALFENPDGFVTVFSGGVRTAVLRYGENSHQRAALFSEADAAGIAQATQLHGKEMSYNNYVDADAAVRAAYDHERAAVAIIKHANPCGIAVAPEGAADEIAAAHELAHACDPVSAFGGVIAANRTVTAEMAKTVAGIFTEVLVAPGFEPEAVEILTQKKNIRLLVLPIDFAANPVETRQVSGGFLMQDADRHFAPAASWTLAAGEAASAETLAELEFAWRACRAVKSNGILLAQDGASVGVGMGQVNRVDSCRLAVSRAGERAQGAVAASDAFFPFADGLQVLLDAGVRAVVQPGGSVRDEEVIAAAAAAGVTMYFTGERHFFH; encoded by the coding sequence ATGGCCGTATCGAGCCAAGACCCCAGCCTGTACGAACACCGCGACCAGGTGCCCGTGCGCCGAGCGCTGATCTCGGTGAGTGACAAGAGCGGGCTGCTCGAGCTCGCCGCGGCCCTCGCCGACGCCGGCGTGGAGATCGTCTCGACGGGATCCACCGCGAGCACGATCCGCGACGCGGGCCACTCGGTCACCGACGTGGCCGAGGTGACCGGGTTTGCTGAGGCCCTCGACGGCCGCGTCAAGACGCTGCACCCCGCCGTGCACTCGGGTCTGCTCGCCGACTTGCGTCTCGCCGACCACCGGGCGCAGCTCGAGCAGCTCGGCTATGCGCCGTTCGAGCTCGTCGTCGTGAACCTGTACCCGTTCGCCGAGACGGTCGCCTCGGGCAAGCCCGACGCCGACGTCGTCGAGAACATTGACATCGGTGGCCCCGCGATGGTGCGCGCCACCGCAAAGAACCACCCGAACGCCGCGATCGTCGTCTCGCCCGTGCGCTACGGCGAGGTCATCTCGGCCGTCCGCGCCGGGGGCACCACGCTCGCGCTGCGACGCTCGCTGGCCGCCGAGGCATTCGCGCACACCGCGCAGTACGACGAGATGGTCGCGACCTGGTTCGCCGACGCTGAGGAGCGCGGCTGGGCCGATGCCCCCGCCGACGATGACGCCGCGGCCGACGCCTCGGTCGACGCGTTGTTCGAGAACCCCGATGGCTTCGTGACCGTGTTCTCGGGCGGCGTGCGCACTGCGGTGCTGCGCTACGGCGAGAACAGCCACCAGCGCGCCGCGCTCTTCTCCGAGGCGGATGCCGCAGGCATCGCGCAGGCGACGCAGCTGCACGGCAAGGAGATGTCGTACAACAACTACGTCGACGCCGACGCCGCCGTCCGGGCCGCCTACGACCACGAGCGCGCGGCCGTCGCGATCATCAAGCACGCAAACCCGTGCGGCATCGCCGTGGCGCCCGAGGGTGCCGCTGACGAGATCGCCGCGGCGCACGAGCTGGCGCACGCCTGCGACCCGGTGTCGGCCTTCGGCGGCGTCATCGCCGCGAACCGCACGGTCACCGCTGAGATGGCCAAGACCGTGGCGGGCATCTTCACCGAGGTGCTGGTTGCCCCGGGCTTTGAGCCCGAGGCCGTCGAGATTCTGACGCAGAAGAAGAACATCCGCCTGCTCGTGCTGCCGATCGACTTCGCGGCGAACCCGGTTGAGACCCGGCAGGTCTCGGGCGGCTTCCTCATGCAGGATGCCGACCGTCACTTTGCGCCCGCAGCGTCATGGACGCTTGCCGCGGGTGAGGCGGCTTCTGCGGAGACGCTTGCCGAGCTCGAGTTCGCTTGGCGTGCGTGCCGCGCAGTGAAGTCCAACGGCATTCTGCTCGCGCAGGACGGCGCCTCGGTCGGCGTCGGCATGGGCCAGGTGAACCGGGTGGACTCGTGCCGCCTCGCAGTCTCCCGCGCGGGTGAGCGCGCACAGGGCGCGGTCGCCGCGTCCGACGCGTTCTTCCCCTTCGCCGACGGCCTGCAGGTACTGCTCGACGCGGGCGTGCGCGCAGTCGTGCAGCCCGGCGGATCGGTGCGCGACGAAGAGGTCATCGCGGCGGCCGCCGCCGCGGGCGTGACCATGTACTTCACGGGTGAGCGCCACTTCTTCCACTAG
- a CDS encoding DUF559 domain-containing protein, which produces MVEFDGDQHRTDKAQYAKDIRRLDRARAAGFHVIRLLSDDVLYRQYECAAWVASALSAPLAPLPLQPALLDPRG; this is translated from the coding sequence ATCGTCGAGTTCGACGGAGATCAGCACCGCACCGATAAGGCCCAGTATGCCAAGGACATCCGCAGGCTGGATCGAGCCCGAGCTGCCGGGTTCCATGTTATTCGGTTGCTGAGCGACGACGTCCTGTACCGGCAATACGAATGCGCAGCATGGGTGGCCTCAGCGTTGAGTGCACCACTCGCACCGCTCCCCCTGCAGCCCGCACTCCTCGACCCACGCGGCTAG
- a CDS encoding IS30 family transposase, which translates to MNFISPKLGGGVVSMPMSATIPAAQGQSYRRLTLAGRSFIQVARSLTLPLGVREIARELKVSPSTVSREISKHVVEDWGDEHYNAELAHYQALVLRPRPRAGKLTAPELRAEVVARLNDKYSPEQVAGELRLEFPDRPEMHVSHETIYQALYVQGKGALRHELTVEKALRSGRTTRKPQSKLPARNSRPWLEGARLSERPAEVNDRAVPGHWEGDLVVGPGNSGIVTLAERTTRATLIGRLPGRRDSATVMDVLSSMIQGLPKELMRTITWDQGSEMASHAKFTVATGCPIYFCDPHSPWQRGTNENTNGLIRDFYPKSTNFNEVSDEELAETQRLLNIRPRRIHGYRKPAVMLDELIRSVALTT; encoded by the coding sequence ATGAATTTCATTTCTCCAAAGCTGGGTGGCGGGGTCGTCTCTATGCCGATGAGTGCGACGATTCCGGCCGCGCAAGGCCAGTCATATCGTCGACTGACGTTGGCTGGCCGGTCGTTTATTCAGGTGGCGCGGTCGCTGACTCTGCCGCTCGGGGTTCGGGAAATTGCTCGGGAACTCAAGGTGAGTCCATCGACCGTGTCACGCGAGATCAGCAAGCACGTTGTTGAGGACTGGGGAGACGAGCATTACAACGCTGAGCTCGCCCACTACCAGGCGCTGGTGTTGCGGCCCCGTCCTCGGGCGGGGAAACTCACTGCCCCTGAGCTGCGGGCCGAGGTCGTGGCACGATTGAACGACAAGTACTCGCCTGAGCAAGTCGCGGGCGAGCTACGCCTCGAGTTCCCCGACCGGCCGGAGATGCACGTGTCCCACGAGACGATCTACCAGGCACTCTACGTTCAGGGCAAGGGAGCGCTACGGCACGAGCTCACGGTTGAGAAAGCGTTGCGGTCGGGGCGCACGACACGCAAACCACAGTCAAAGCTTCCCGCCCGCAACAGTCGTCCCTGGCTTGAGGGCGCCCGTTTGAGTGAGCGTCCTGCGGAGGTGAACGATCGCGCGGTTCCCGGGCATTGGGAGGGGGATCTGGTGGTTGGTCCGGGGAACTCGGGCATCGTGACCCTGGCAGAGCGGACCACACGCGCCACGTTGATCGGTCGTCTCCCGGGCAGGCGTGACAGCGCGACCGTCATGGACGTGTTGTCGAGCATGATCCAGGGCCTCCCGAAAGAGCTGATGCGCACGATCACTTGGGATCAAGGGTCTGAAATGGCGTCTCACGCGAAGTTCACGGTCGCGACGGGCTGCCCGATCTATTTTTGTGATCCACACTCGCCTTGGCAGCGCGGAACGAACGAGAACACGAACGGGCTGATTCGGGATTTCTATCCCAAGAGCACGAACTTCAATGAGGTCAGTGACGAGGAACTCGCGGAAACGCAGCGGCTGCTCAATATTCGGCCCCGCCGCATTCACGGATATCGCAAACCAGCTGTCATGCTGGACGAACTCATTCGCAGTGTTGCGCTAACAACCTGA
- a CDS encoding aldehyde dehydrogenase (NADP(+)) yields the protein MANAALSPELESVVSRAAQAAPLFAATKPEDRAHALVAAADALEAAKPHLVEIAQRETGLTEARLNGEVTRTAVQLRLFAEALVDGRYLDARIDEADSAFALGVRPDIRRTHLPLGPIINFSASNFPFAFSVAGGDSAAILAAGCPLIVKAHSGHPELSDATAKVLGDALTAAGMPEGTFQLIHGQQAGVDVLKDPRIKGGAFTGSIFVGRLLADIAASRPTPIPFFGELGSVNPVFVTQGALDERRDEIAAGYVTAVSGSAGQLCTKPGFVFAPEGHELDAAIAAAAAPVAEHRLLGPRLAQSYAARRDAILAAPGVRVIVEGGLRFDEDGQGWATPTVVAVSLDDLRAGREAILEEAFGPLSVIVEVPEGTELAPLLPELFEGNLSATLHLSDAELAGSTENVAELRALVQAMALQVGRVLFNGWSTGVAVTPATTHGGPWPATTNDSSTSVGTAAISRFQRPVSYQSVSAAFLPVELRDDNPRGVPQTRSAAGESVTWGDRWR from the coding sequence ATGGCGAACGCCGCCCTTTCCCCCGAACTCGAGTCTGTCGTCTCGCGCGCAGCCCAGGCCGCACCGCTGTTTGCCGCCACGAAACCGGAAGATCGCGCCCACGCGCTCGTGGCCGCGGCCGATGCGCTCGAGGCCGCGAAGCCTCACCTGGTCGAGATCGCTCAGCGCGAGACCGGGCTCACCGAGGCTCGCCTGAATGGCGAGGTGACTCGTACCGCCGTGCAGCTGCGGCTGTTCGCCGAGGCGCTGGTCGACGGGCGCTACCTTGATGCCCGCATTGACGAGGCCGACTCGGCCTTCGCGCTCGGCGTCCGCCCGGACATCCGTCGCACGCACCTCCCGCTCGGCCCGATCATCAACTTCTCGGCGTCGAACTTTCCCTTCGCGTTCTCGGTGGCCGGCGGCGACTCCGCCGCCATCCTCGCCGCGGGCTGCCCGCTTATTGTGAAGGCGCACTCGGGCCACCCCGAGCTGTCGGACGCGACCGCGAAGGTGCTCGGCGACGCTCTGACCGCCGCCGGTATGCCCGAGGGCACCTTCCAGCTCATCCACGGCCAGCAGGCCGGTGTCGACGTGCTCAAGGATCCGCGGATCAAGGGCGGCGCATTCACCGGCTCGATCTTCGTCGGGCGCCTGCTCGCCGATATCGCCGCCAGCCGCCCCACCCCGATCCCGTTCTTCGGCGAGCTCGGCAGCGTGAACCCCGTCTTCGTGACGCAGGGCGCGCTCGACGAGCGTCGCGACGAGATCGCGGCCGGGTACGTGACCGCGGTATCCGGATCCGCCGGCCAGCTGTGCACGAAGCCCGGCTTCGTCTTCGCCCCCGAGGGACACGAGCTGGACGCGGCGATCGCTGCCGCAGCGGCGCCCGTCGCCGAGCACCGCCTGCTCGGCCCGCGCCTCGCCCAGAGCTACGCGGCCCGCCGCGACGCGATCCTGGCGGCGCCCGGAGTCCGCGTCATCGTCGAGGGCGGGCTCCGCTTCGACGAAGACGGGCAGGGCTGGGCCACGCCGACCGTCGTCGCGGTCTCGCTCGACGACCTCCGCGCCGGCCGCGAGGCGATCCTGGAAGAGGCCTTCGGCCCGCTCTCGGTCATCGTCGAGGTGCCCGAGGGCACCGAGCTCGCCCCGCTCCTCCCCGAGCTGTTCGAGGGCAACCTCTCGGCGACGCTGCACCTGTCCGACGCCGAGCTCGCGGGTTCGACCGAGAACGTGGCGGAGCTGCGCGCGCTCGTGCAGGCCATGGCGCTGCAGGTCGGCCGCGTGCTGTTCAACGGCTGGTCCACCGGCGTCGCCGTCACGCCCGCCACGACGCACGGCGGCCCGTGGCCCGCGACGACGAACGACTCGAGCACCTCCGTTGGCACGGCGGCCATCTCTCGCTTCCAGCGCCCCGTGAGCTACCAGTCCGTGTCGGCGGCGTTCCTGCCCGTGGAGCTGCGCGATGACAACCCGCGCGGCGTCCCGCAGACGCGCTCGGCGGCAGGCGAATCGGTGACCTGGGGCGATCGCTGGCGCTAG
- a CDS encoding META domain-containing protein, with protein MKSRIFAAAAAAAVLALSLSACAQQASAYGTWGTPDSKQQNEPGLQLGEDGKVSGTDGCNRLVGTFEVDGDTVTFGPLASTMMFCEGVDTWLGKAVTATVKGDNLTVLDQDGAKIGTLKRAASDAE; from the coding sequence ATGAAGTCACGCATCTTCGCCGCCGCCGCGGCCGCGGCCGTATTGGCCCTGTCTCTCAGTGCCTGCGCGCAGCAGGCCTCCGCCTACGGCACGTGGGGCACACCCGACTCGAAGCAGCAGAACGAGCCCGGATTGCAGCTCGGCGAGGACGGCAAGGTCTCGGGAACAGACGGCTGCAACCGCCTCGTGGGAACCTTCGAGGTCGACGGCGACACGGTCACCTTCGGGCCGCTCGCCTCCACGATGATGTTCTGCGAGGGCGTCGACACCTGGCTCGGCAAGGCGGTCACCGCAACGGTCAAGGGAGACAATCTCACGGTCCTCGACCAGGACGGCGCGAAGATCGGCACGCTCAAGCGAGCCGCCTCAGACGCCGAGTAA
- a CDS encoding agmatine/peptidylarginine deiminase yields the protein MTTPTTWNMPIEGHEQERLWMAWPTSGYTLGETEAEVAEARQTWAAVANAAADFEPVTVVVNPGDEDVARTHLSGAIELLTAPLNDAWMRDIGPSFVIGDDGQLGAVDFVFNGWGGQEWASWDKDQHIGRIVAEAAGAELISSKMVNEGGGIQVDGTGRVIVTRTVQLDPGRNPRLSQQDVEAELARTIGVDSVLWLPRGLARDHETFGTRGHSDILAAFATPEVLLMHRQDSQSHPDHAIARENRAVAERYFAEHGRAPEIIDLPAPEALRDDEGFVDYSYINHLVINGAVLACAFDDPSDDRALGVLREVYPGREVIGIDARPLFARGGGIHCITQQQPKVSR from the coding sequence ATGACCACCCCCACTACTTGGAACATGCCCATCGAGGGCCACGAGCAGGAGCGCCTCTGGATGGCGTGGCCCACGAGCGGCTACACACTCGGCGAGACCGAGGCCGAGGTCGCCGAGGCCCGCCAGACCTGGGCCGCTGTCGCCAATGCCGCCGCGGACTTCGAGCCCGTCACCGTCGTCGTGAACCCGGGCGACGAGGACGTAGCGCGGACGCACCTCTCGGGAGCGATCGAGCTCCTCACCGCTCCCCTCAACGACGCCTGGATGCGCGACATCGGCCCGAGCTTCGTCATCGGCGACGACGGCCAGCTTGGCGCGGTCGACTTCGTCTTCAACGGCTGGGGCGGGCAAGAATGGGCCAGCTGGGACAAGGATCAGCACATCGGTCGCATTGTCGCCGAGGCCGCCGGCGCCGAGCTCATCTCCTCGAAGATGGTGAACGAGGGTGGCGGGATCCAGGTGGACGGCACCGGCCGCGTCATCGTCACGCGCACAGTGCAGCTGGATCCGGGCCGAAACCCCCGCCTCAGCCAGCAGGACGTCGAAGCAGAGCTTGCACGCACGATCGGCGTGGACAGCGTACTCTGGCTGCCCCGCGGCCTGGCCCGCGACCACGAAACCTTTGGCACGCGCGGCCACTCCGACATCCTCGCCGCATTTGCGACCCCCGAGGTGCTGCTCATGCACCGCCAGGACTCGCAGTCGCACCCCGACCACGCGATCGCGCGCGAAAATCGGGCCGTCGCCGAGCGCTACTTCGCTGAGCACGGCCGCGCCCCCGAGATCATCGACCTCCCCGCACCCGAGGCGCTGCGCGACGACGAGGGCTTCGTCGACTACAGCTACATCAACCACCTCGTCATCAACGGCGCCGTGCTGGCCTGCGCCTTCGACGACCCCTCCGACGATCGCGCGCTCGGCGTGCTCCGCGAGGTCTACCCGGGCCGCGAGGTCATCGGCATCGACGCCCGCCCGCTCTTCGCGCGCGGCGGCGGGATCCACTGCATCACTCAGCAGCAGCCGAAGGTTTCGCGGTAG
- a CDS encoding LLM class flavin-dependent oxidoreductase, producing the protein MEFGIFSVGDLTQDPTTGITQTEQERIRGHVAIAKKVEEIGMDVFATGEHHNPPFFPSSPTTSLAYIAAQTERITLSTATTLITTNDPVKIAEDYATLQHLSGGRVDLVMGRGNTGPVYPWFGKDIRQGIPLAIENYALLRRLWTEEVVDWEGQFRTPLHGFTSTPRPLDGVAPFVWHGSIRSPEIAHQAAFYGDGFFANNIFWPKEHTARLIDIYRERYEHYGHGKAHQAIVGLGGQFFMRKNSQDAINEFRPYFDNAPVYGHGPKMEDFMEQTPLIVGSPQQVIDRTLSFRDWAGDYQRQLFLIDHAGLPLKIVLEQLDLFGEEVLPVLRAEFAKNRPADVPETPTHASRVQAARAAAAEAVTAQAADTAESDARW; encoded by the coding sequence ATGGAGTTCGGAATCTTCTCGGTCGGGGACCTCACCCAGGATCCCACCACCGGCATCACCCAGACCGAGCAGGAGCGCATCCGCGGCCACGTCGCTATCGCGAAGAAGGTCGAGGAGATCGGCATGGACGTCTTCGCGACCGGCGAGCACCACAATCCGCCGTTCTTCCCGTCCTCGCCCACGACCTCGCTCGCGTACATCGCGGCGCAGACCGAGCGCATCACGCTCTCGACGGCGACCACGCTAATCACCACGAACGATCCCGTGAAGATCGCGGAGGACTACGCGACACTGCAGCACCTCTCGGGCGGCCGCGTCGACCTCGTCATGGGCCGGGGCAACACCGGCCCCGTGTACCCCTGGTTCGGCAAGGACATCCGCCAGGGAATCCCGCTGGCAATCGAGAACTACGCCCTGCTTCGTCGCCTGTGGACCGAAGAGGTCGTCGATTGGGAGGGCCAGTTCCGCACGCCCCTGCACGGCTTCACCTCGACGCCGCGCCCGCTCGATGGCGTTGCCCCGTTTGTGTGGCACGGCTCGATCCGCAGCCCTGAGATCGCGCACCAGGCCGCGTTCTATGGCGACGGCTTCTTCGCCAACAACATCTTCTGGCCGAAGGAGCACACCGCTCGCCTGATTGACATATACCGCGAGCGCTACGAGCACTACGGCCACGGCAAGGCACACCAGGCGATCGTCGGGCTCGGAGGACAGTTCTTCATGCGCAAGAACTCGCAGGACGCGATCAATGAGTTCCGCCCGTACTTCGACAACGCCCCCGTCTACGGCCACGGCCCCAAGATGGAGGACTTCATGGAGCAGACCCCGCTGATCGTGGGCAGCCCGCAGCAGGTTATCGACCGCACCCTCTCGTTCCGCGACTGGGCCGGCGACTACCAGCGCCAGCTGTTCCTGATCGATCACGCCGGCCTGCCCCTGAAGATCGTCCTCGAGCAGCTCGACCTGTTCGGCGAAGAGGTGCTGCCGGTGCTGCGCGCCGAGTTCGCGAAGAACCGCCCGGCCGACGTCCCCGAGACGCCGACGCACGCCAGCCGCGTCCAGGCGGCCCGCGCCGCAGCCGCAGAGGCCGTGACGGCGCAGGCTGCCGACACCGCCGAGTCGGACGCACGATGGTAG
- a CDS encoding MarR family winged helix-turn-helix transcriptional regulator encodes MVGQDPARGEISRLALDAWEALFRAQSVRYREFQASDAWAGRSDRDYDVLYTLSRDDAGMRQKDLTDCLLISQPSLSRLIERLVAEGLVDRRPDPADRRGAILSLTETGRQLQRKIGAGHARDVTRALAQRLTSEEMATLRDLSRKLSAALPEPTAVSEGTPS; translated from the coding sequence ATGGTAGGCCAGGATCCTGCCCGCGGCGAGATCTCTCGCCTCGCGCTCGATGCGTGGGAGGCCCTGTTCCGGGCGCAGTCCGTCCGGTACCGGGAGTTCCAGGCATCGGACGCGTGGGCCGGCCGCAGCGACCGCGACTACGACGTGCTCTACACGCTGAGTCGAGACGACGCGGGGATGCGGCAGAAGGATCTCACCGACTGCCTCTTGATCTCGCAGCCGTCGCTCAGCCGCCTGATCGAGCGGCTGGTGGCCGAGGGCCTCGTCGACCGTCGGCCCGACCCGGCCGATCGTCGCGGTGCGATCCTGAGCCTCACCGAAACAGGTCGCCAGCTACAGCGCAAGATCGGTGCGGGCCATGCCCGCGACGTGACCCGCGCGCTCGCCCAGCGCCTCACCTCCGAGGAGATGGCCACGCTGCGAGACCTCTCGCGGAAACTCTCCGCCGCACTTCCCGAACCAACCGCAGTTTCCGAAGGAACCCCCTCATGA
- a CDS encoding CE1759 family FMN reductase — MTIQLVAVSGGLGTPSSTRMLADRVLGPASRALEAQGGTVEVTVIELRELAVQIANNLLTGYAEPALAEALAAVRRADGIVAVTPVFNGSMAGLFKSFWDLVEPDAIRGVPVALGATGGTARHSLVTEMAMRPLFAYLRAFPLPTGMFVETDAWGSRAGAEVIDERAGTLGRELADAVRLLRGGTSAQDPAVAEASVLDGAAGPTGIIQGAVASDLEPVGVGRSEASAQQLVDEAGFADLMSRFASTEVG; from the coding sequence ATGACCATCCAACTCGTCGCCGTCTCCGGCGGCCTCGGCACCCCGTCCAGCACCCGCATGCTCGCCGACCGCGTGCTCGGCCCCGCATCGCGTGCGCTGGAGGCGCAGGGCGGCACGGTCGAGGTGACCGTGATCGAGCTGCGCGAGCTCGCGGTGCAGATCGCGAACAACCTCTTGACCGGATATGCCGAGCCTGCCCTTGCGGAGGCGCTCGCCGCAGTCCGTCGGGCCGACGGGATCGTCGCTGTGACGCCCGTGTTCAACGGCTCGATGGCCGGGCTGTTCAAGTCCTTCTGGGATCTCGTGGAGCCCGACGCCATCCGTGGCGTCCCGGTCGCGCTCGGAGCCACCGGGGGCACCGCGCGGCACTCGCTCGTCACCGAGATGGCGATGCGCCCGCTGTTCGCCTACCTACGCGCGTTCCCGCTGCCCACCGGCATGTTCGTCGAGACCGACGCGTGGGGTTCGCGGGCGGGCGCCGAGGTCATCGACGAGCGCGCCGGCACGCTCGGGCGTGAGCTTGCCGACGCGGTGCGGCTGCTGCGTGGCGGCACGTCCGCGCAGGATCCTGCCGTGGCGGAGGCATCGGTGCTCGATGGAGCGGCTGGCCCGACGGGGATCATCCAGGGCGCCGTAGCAAGCGACCTGGAGCCGGTTGGCGTGGGTCGGTCGGAGGCTTCGGCGCAGCAGTTGGTCGATGAGGCGGGGTTCGCCGATCTGATGTCGCGTTTCGCTTCGACAGAGGTGGGGTAG
- a CDS encoding APC family permease gives MQQNQEVEHDEDAAHLVSLGYTYDTTFKRDMTFWGNVSLGFTYLSPIAGVYSMFALSLSAAGPPMAWAMVIALVGQFFVALIFGEVVSNYPVAGGVYPWSRRLWGRKWAWMNGWIYVVALVGTIASVAYGAAPFVGSLFGFSVDAGGTVLIALGTLVVATFLNFSGTKVLGLAALIGLVAEMIGAVVIGGYLLLVGRQHDWSIFFDNQGIGDGAPGGYLGAFAAAALIGMFAYYGFEANGDVAEEIKNPSQQVPKAMRITLYIGGFAANLLTFSLVIAVTDFQAVASGETTDPIGELLQANFGPVFPLVMLVVVVAFISCITSLQAAASRLIYSMSRDRFLPASQVLSKFNEKRHVPSNALIVSAVVPALIVMLSLFLANALTALVGFGTVGIYMAFGMVVLAALRARILGWKPAGKFTLGAWAYPVNIIALLWGVVAVINILWPRPTGAGPVQDNLLIITTALVIAVGWTYMLASKAYTRGDAPAGDASGAIEVPVRSGR, from the coding sequence ATGCAGCAGAATCAAGAGGTCGAACACGACGAGGACGCCGCGCATCTCGTCTCGCTGGGCTACACCTACGACACCACATTCAAGCGAGACATGACCTTCTGGGGCAATGTCTCCCTGGGCTTTACCTATCTTTCGCCGATTGCCGGCGTCTATTCGATGTTCGCGCTGTCGCTGAGCGCGGCAGGGCCGCCGATGGCCTGGGCCATGGTGATCGCCTTGGTCGGACAGTTCTTCGTGGCCCTGATTTTCGGCGAGGTGGTCTCGAATTACCCCGTAGCTGGCGGGGTATACCCGTGGTCGCGTCGCCTCTGGGGGCGCAAGTGGGCATGGATGAACGGCTGGATTTACGTCGTCGCGCTTGTCGGCACGATCGCCTCGGTCGCTTACGGGGCCGCACCCTTTGTCGGTTCGCTCTTTGGGTTCAGCGTCGACGCCGGAGGCACTGTGCTCATCGCGCTGGGCACCCTCGTGGTGGCGACGTTCTTGAACTTCTCGGGGACGAAGGTCTTGGGTCTTGCCGCCTTGATTGGCCTCGTGGCCGAGATGATCGGGGCCGTCGTGATCGGCGGTTACCTGCTGCTGGTAGGGCGTCAGCATGACTGGTCGATTTTCTTTGACAACCAGGGCATCGGCGACGGGGCGCCCGGCGGATACCTGGGTGCCTTCGCAGCGGCTGCGCTCATCGGCATGTTTGCGTACTACGGCTTCGAGGCCAACGGTGACGTCGCCGAGGAGATTAAGAACCCGAGCCAGCAGGTTCCCAAAGCGATGCGGATCACGCTCTACATCGGCGGCTTCGCCGCGAACCTGCTGACCTTCTCATTGGTGATTGCGGTCACCGATTTCCAGGCGGTCGCGAGTGGCGAAACGACCGATCCCATCGGTGAGCTGCTGCAGGCCAACTTCGGTCCGGTGTTCCCGCTCGTCATGCTCGTCGTTGTCGTCGCGTTCATTTCGTGCATCACCAGCCTGCAGGCCGCCGCGAGCCGCCTCATCTATTCGATGAGCCGCGACCGGTTCCTTCCCGCCTCGCAGGTGCTGTCGAAGTTCAACGAAAAGCGTCACGTCCCGAGCAATGCGTTGATCGTCTCAGCGGTTGTGCCGGCGCTCATTGTCATGCTCTCCCTGTTCCTGGCGAACGCCCTCACGGCGCTCGTGGGCTTCGGGACCGTCGGCATCTATATGGCCTTCGGCATGGTCGTGCTCGCGGCGCTTCGCGCCCGGATCCTGGGTTGGAAACCCGCCGGGAAGTTCACCCTCGGCGCCTGGGCATACCCGGTAAACATCATCGCGCTGCTGTGGGGTGTTGTGGCCGTGATCAATATCCTGTGGCCCCGTCCCACGGGGGCCGGCCCGGTGCAGGACAACTTGCTGATCATTACAACGGCGCTCGTCATCGCAGTGGGGTGGACGTACATGCTGGCCTCGAAGGCCTACACCCGCGGCGATGCCCCCGCGGGAGACGCGAGCGGTGCAATCGAGGTGCCCGTGCGCAGCGGCCGTTAG
- a CDS encoding gamma-glutamyl-gamma-aminobutyrate hydrolase family protein — protein sequence MNEHPTQTQFRVDPAPLMRGDERTDGPIILVVVSLTFPGMDAKSYELMSSFTRIAFDAMREAGARPRLVDSAATDLAGADEIFANADGMLFLGGGDVDGELFGLTSAAPKNSYGVDRRADDYCIDLIRESVRRDLPTLAICRGSQLLNVAFGGSLIPDLEPWELHRGGPGAPMFLDEEILLEEGSIIAEILGRTRASVRSGHHQAVDRVADSLAVTARAHDGVVEGTQHRDASWVIGLQWHPEEPAADRGDRARVFRALADRAAR from the coding sequence ATGAACGAACACCCCACTCAGACCCAGTTTCGGGTCGATCCGGCGCCGCTCATGCGGGGCGACGAGCGGACGGACGGCCCGATTATTCTGGTCGTCGTGTCGCTGACTTTCCCTGGCATGGACGCGAAATCATACGAGCTCATGAGTTCGTTCACCCGGATCGCCTTCGACGCCATGCGCGAGGCCGGCGCTCGGCCGCGGCTCGTCGATTCTGCTGCCACGGATCTGGCGGGCGCCGACGAGATATTCGCGAATGCAGACGGGATGCTCTTCCTCGGCGGCGGAGACGTCGATGGTGAGCTCTTCGGCCTCACCAGCGCGGCCCCGAAGAACTCGTACGGTGTAGATCGACGTGCCGACGACTACTGTATTGATCTGATTCGCGAGTCCGTGCGGCGTGACCTGCCGACCCTGGCGATCTGCCGAGGCTCGCAACTGCTGAACGTCGCATTCGGCGGTTCGCTCATACCCGATCTCGAACCGTGGGAATTGCACCGCGGCGGACCCGGGGCGCCGATGTTCCTCGACGAAGAGATCCTGCTCGAGGAGGGATCGATCATTGCCGAAATCCTGGGACGCACCCGGGCGAGCGTGCGTTCAGGCCACCACCAGGCCGTCGATCGCGTCGCCGATTCGCTCGCGGTGACCGCGCGCGCGCACGACGGCGTCGTGGAGGGCACTCAACACCGTGACGCCTCGTGGGTGATCGGGCTGCAGTGGCATCCGGAGGAACCCGCGGCTGACCGGGGCGACCGGGCGCGGGTGTTTCGGGCGCTGGCGGATCGCGCGGCACGCTGA